From the Candidatus Woesearchaeota archaeon genome, the window ATTATCGTCTCAAACATAAAGCCTAGTTCTACTATCATGAGCCAGAAATCAATTGCGAGAGTGCTGAAGCATTTATTGCTTGTGTGGAAGCTGCATTTGAGGAAGGAGTAAAAATCAAAAATTGTTATCTTTGTCGCTATCACGGTTACCAAACAAGTTTTGGTATTGAATCCATGTATGTATTTTGCAAATTCAAATGTATAAATGTTTCAAACTCAAACGATGCTTCAGAATGCGAGTACTATCGCGCAGATAGACCAACTTTTTACTTGAATAAGATTTATTGATAATGATAATCATAACTGCTATATGATAATGCATCTCGATAGATAAATCCTTTTTCAGTAATAATCTATTTGGTAAATTTCCAATGTAAAGTACCCTTAAGGAAATCGGGCGCTTTATGGATTACAACAAATCTTCGTACCTAATGTAAAATTTTGAGTAATAAATCACAAAAACACCTTGAACGAATAGATAATCACAGTTTTGCAATTTGACACTTACCCGACCATAGGACATAATGTCCGGTAAGGTGAAACAGATTATGAATACCAACGATTTTAATCAAGCTATTATAAAGCTCAGACAATATTATACTCAAAAAGAAATTGCTATTGAATTGGGAATTACTGAGAGGACAGTTAGGAGATGGGAGAATGGCGACTGTACGCCTCCACAATATTTACTTCCAGTAATCGAGAAATTATTAGCAGATAAAGATAAGCAGAAGCAAAAAGAGAAAGAGAAGAAGACTTCAAGCATAACATTTATCGATTTGTTTGCAGGTGCTGGTGGTATCAGCGAAGGCTTTCTACAAGCATTTATCGATGACAAAAGGTTTGAGTTTTTATGTGCTAGCGATATAAATGAAAATTGTGAATTGACCCACCTTGTAAGATATAATTATCAATTGGGGTTGGATACCAATTTTCTTCGAAAGGACATAACAGATCCTGATTTTATCCATGAGTTGAAGAACCAAGTTGGCTCAAAAACTGTTGATGTTATTTGTGGGGGACCTCCCTGTCAGAGCTTCAGCCTTGCAGGCAAGAGACGAAAGCATGATAAGAAGGACGATTTGTTCTCGCATTATCTCGAAGTAATTAAAGTATTTCAGCCGAAATATTTTGTTATGGAAAATGTCAAAGGAATACTGACTAAAGAAAATGGCAAGATAGGCGAACTAATAATTGACGGCATTCGTTCGATCATCAATGCTGAGAAGATCTCAGAGTTCATTACATTTATAAGGGAAACCATCCAAAAAAACAAACATAGGGTCAAAGATTATGATTTATTGCCATATTATATAGCAAGGATAGAGATGGAATCTCTTGCAAATTCTGATTTGGATGAAAAGATTGCACAATACATAAATATGCTTGAGAAATTATTCAGGAAATTTACAACAAGTACTCTGGATTACAAAACAAGCAAGTCAGATAGAGACATCAATACCATCAGACATGGGCTCTTGTTGCTGAAGAGAAGCAGTGAAATCAATAAGCTCAAACGACACGTGAAGGTAGAAAAAGACTTTGCATACATTGATAATGATAATTTTGAAGAAACATTCAATAGTTTTATCGATGAGCTCGATGAAGAAGTAATCATACAAAAAATCAACAAGGCAATTAATCCCTATCTTAGTAGCTCTAGTCAAGGAAACCTGGCGAGAGAGATTGCAAGAGCACTCGAAATATTCTCATATTCATTCAAGGAATGCATTGCAGAATTGAGTGAAATTTTAAGAAGCATCGATATGTACGATGAATTTTCCA encodes:
- a CDS encoding DNA cytosine methyltransferase, whose product is MNTNDFNQAIIKLRQYYTQKEIAIELGITERTVRRWENGDCTPPQYLLPVIEKLLADKDKQKQKEKEKKTSSITFIDLFAGAGGISEGFLQAFIDDKRFEFLCASDINENCELTHLVRYNYQLGLDTNFLRKDITDPDFIHELKNQVGSKTVDVICGGPPCQSFSLAGKRRKHDKKDDLFSHYLEVIKVFQPKYFVMENVKGILTKENGKIGELIIDGIRSIINAEKISEFITFIRETIQKNKHRVKDYDLLPYYIARIEMESLANSDLDEKIAQYINMLEKLFRKFTTSTLDYKTSKSDRDINTIRHGLLLLKRSSEINKLKRHVKVEKDFAYIDNDNFEETFNSFIDELDEEVIIQKINKAINPYLSSSSQGNLAREIARALEIFSYSFKECIAELSEILRSIDMYDEFSKLLEKLYLYQIDKPIVVNASKYGVPQNRERVLFIGCRRDQTLITEIPESIEFNNPVRVYEALHDLDFLGNGENVRRYKAIKNDNGALTSPLRSIAGKVETSDETKTYAEWSRTGRLPQWYNVKKPVYVKSLDDYHKGKFDIQELHNHQTSNQNEKVIKRLAIIQKHQSYEKAKEELRELGLESGKRNYNVLNANSVSPTVVTMPDDYIHYSVPRSLTVREMARLQSFDDSFVFQGKRSTGGNKRKEEVPQYTLVGNAVPPVLGRAIAMQILRKIK